One Prunus dulcis chromosome 8, ALMONDv2, whole genome shotgun sequence DNA window includes the following coding sequences:
- the LOC117637445 gene encoding basic form of pathogenesis-related protein 1-like, with protein MAFNIKLLMAMCSVALFFTLVFADLSKEDMDGFVEEHNKARAQVGNRPLKWNATLAKYAQDYADKRVDDCAMEHSMGPYGENLASGEGISGAAAAKYWVTEKEFYDYELNKCVRDECGHYLGVIWGKTTEVGCGISKCKNGQNYVICNYDPAYNEEDHPY; from the coding sequence ATGGCGTTCAACATCAAGCTTCTTATGGCCATGTGCTCCGTCGCATTGTTCTTCACTCTTGTCTTTGCAGACCTTTCCAAAGAAGATATGGATGGCTTCGTGGAGGAACACAACAAGGCCCGCGCCCAGGTCGGCAACCGTCCACTCAAATGGAACGCGACCCTAGCCAAATATGCCCAAGATTATGCAGACAAGAGAGTTGATGACTGCGCCATGGAGCACTCAATGGGGCCTTATGGTGAGAACTTGGCCTCAGGAGAAGGCATATCTGGAGCAGCTGCCGCCAAGTATTGGGTCACTGAGAAGGAGTTTTATGACTACGAGCTAAACAAATGCGTCCGAGACGAATGTGGACATTACCTTGGTGTGATTTGGGGCAAAACCACCGAAGTTGGTTGTGGCATTTCAAAGTGCAAGAATGGACAAAACTATGTCATCTGCAACTATGATCCTGCTTATAATGAGGAGGACCATCCCTACTAG
- the LOC117637442 gene encoding pathogenesis-related protein 1-like has product MGLSKILLALVCVLGSALLQSTHAQDTPQDYVTAHNNARAAVNVGPLSWDEKLQAYAQDYANQHIGDCNLVHSGGPYGENLAMSTADLSGTDAVNMWVAEKADYNYDSNTCADGKVCGHYTQVVWRNTARVGCAKVRCNSGGTFIGCNYDPPGNYVGEKPY; this is encoded by the coding sequence ATGGGGCTGTCCAAGATTTTACTAGCCCTCGTTTGTGTTTTAGGCTCTGCCCTTCTCCAATCCACTCATGCCCAAGACACACCGCAAGACTACGTCACTGCCCATAACAACGCTCGAGCGGCGGTAAACGTCGGGCCATTGTCATGGGATGAGAAGCTACAAGCCTATGCGCAAGACTATGCCAATCAACACATTGGCGACTGCAATCTTGTCCACTCTGGTGGGCCCTACGGCGAAAACCTTGCCATGAGCACCGCTGATTTGTCGGGCACGGATGCCGTGAACATGTGGGTGGCAGAGAAGGCCGACTATAACTACGACTCTAACACTTGTGCCGATGGCAAGGTGTGTGGACATTATACGCAGGTTGTTTGGCGTAACACAGCTCGTGTAGGGTGTGCAAAAGTGAGGTGCAACAGTGGAGGTACCTTCATCGGGTGCAACTATGATCCGCCAGGCAACTATGTTGGGGAGAAGCCTTACTAA
- the LOC117638556 gene encoding pathogenesis-related protein 1-like — protein sequence MGLSKILLALVCVLGSALLQSTHAQDTPQDYLTAHNIARAAVNVEPLSWDEKLQAYAQDYANQHIGDCNLVHSGGFYGENLAMSTGDLSGTDAVNMWVAEKADYNYDSNTCADGKVCGDYTQVIWRNTARVGCAKVRCNSGGTFIGCNYDPPGNYVGQKPYKPYNSYAKILPCGRCMDAPIIFTIGNNVE from the coding sequence ATGGGGCTGTCCAAGATTTTACTAGCCCTCGTTTGTGTTTTAGGCTCTGCCCTTCTCCAATCCACTCATGCCCAAGACACACCGCAAGACTACCTCACTGCCCACAACATCGCTCGAGCAGCGGTTAACGTCGAGCCATTGTCATGGGATGAGAAGCTGCAAGCCTATGCGCAAGACTATGCCAATCAACACATTGGCGACTGCAATCTTGTCCACTCTGGTGGGTTCTATGGCGAAAACCTTGCCATGAGCACCGGTGACTTGTCGGGCACGGATGCCGTAAACATGTGGGTGGCGGAGAAGGCCGACTATAACTACGACTCTAACACTTGTGCCGATGGCAAGGTGTGTGGGGATTATACGCAGGTTATTTGGCGTAACACAGCTCGTGTAGGGTGTGCAAAAGTGAGGTGCAACAGTGGAGGTACCTTCATTGGGTGCAACTATGATCCACCAGGCAACTATGTTGGGCAAAAGCCTTACAAGCCTTACAACTCCTATGCGAAAATTCTACCATGTGGCAGGTGCATGGATGCGCCAATAATATTCACCATTGGCAACAATGTTGAGTAG
- the LOC117637444 gene encoding pathogenesis-related leaf protein 4-like, which produces MGLSKISFAFVCLIGLALLQSTGAQDSPQDYLNAHNAARAQVGVAPLTWDPNLVAYAQRYANSRAGDCNLVHSKGPYGENIAKSTGDLSGTAAVNLFVGEKPDYDYNSNTCAAGKMCGHYTQVVWRNSVRLGCAKARCTNGGTFIGCNYDPQGNIRGQRPY; this is translated from the coding sequence ATGGGGTTGTCTAAGATTTCCTTTGCCTTCGTATGTCTCATAGGCTTAGCCCTGCTCCAATCCACTGGTGCCCAAGACTCACCACAAGACTACCTCAATGCCCACAACGCCGCTCGAGCACAGGTAGGTGTTGCTCCCTTGACCTGGGACCCCAACCTAGTAGCCTATGCCCAAAGATATGCAAACTCCCGTGCTGGTGATTGCAATCTAGTGCACTCTAAGGGGCCTTATGGTGAAAACATAGCGAAGAGCACCGGTGACTTGTCTGGCACAGCTGCCGTGAACTTGTTCGTAGGGGAGAAGCCCGACTATGACTACAACTCTAACACCTGTGCTGCTGGGAAGATGTGTGGTCATTACACGCAGGTGGTTTGGCGCAACTCAGTTCGTTTAGGGTGTGCAAAAGCGCGATGCACCAATGGAGGCACGTTTATTGGGTGCAACTATGATCCCCAGGGAAACATTCGTGGGCAGAGGCCTTACTAA